The nucleotide window GGAGGATCCGACGGCGGtgttctgggggaaggagctgaggatgggtcCTGGCAGGGTGACCACCACGGTAGAAGGCTGGATGACGACGCGGGAGTCCTCgcactgcctgacacagggctcgTTGCAGCTGTTAGCCAGCGGGGTGGGTCCGCAGGGGCGGCAGAGGTCGTAGCAGGCCATGTCTGTGGTGCGGAGGGGCCCTGGAAGAGAGGGTGTTGAGGAAGCGGAGGGGCGTGGGGATGCGAGGGGCGGTGTTGCAGGAGGGCGAGGGAGTGGGGAGGCCCGGTGTGGGTCCGGGGGGAGCGTGGCggtcagggctgctgaggctgggggcAGAGCGTGGTGGAAGAGAcggggcaggagaaggaggggaagggggttgAGGCTCACCTTGTTGACGGTGGAGGAGAAGGCGTTGAGAGAAGTGCGTGAGGGAGAGAGGTGCTGGGCTGCTTTTATGCTGGTCGCTGAGCGCCCGAGGGGGTGGGGCAGCCTTTGCGCATGCCAGCATTTTGCAGCAAGCATGCTGCCtttgcatgccacagcttcacGAGTAATGAGGTAAGGAGTGTTTTCCTTCCCGCAACGCTCCCTTTTCATGTCCTCCTCTTGAGGATGTGTCCGTCTGACCctggcggcagcagcggcggcggcagcttTTAAGTGAAAGTAGGTATTTGGGAGGATTTGCGTGGAAGGTGTGTGTCAGGGCATTGGGCAGACGCGGCCAAAGGGTAGGAGAGGTGGGGTGTCATCGGTGAGGTCATCCCGTGGCAGTcgtgtggtgtggtttttgggTGCGTTGTGAAGAGTGGGCCCCGTTTCCTCAGAGCCCTGGCAGGCTGGTCTGGTCTTTGGAGGTGTGCCAGGCGTGAGACGCTGCCCCTTCCATCGCGTTCGgtccctctctgccttgctcCCAGCTCGCTAAGGCTGTCTTTAGGCCTGGCCTTTCCCCTTGGGTGTGCTCTGTGGGAGTCTCGGTGCCCCTCTTGCTGGTGGGGTTgtagctgggagaagggaggctgCCTGTGTGGGCTCGTGGCCCCTTGGTGccgtccctggggctggggctggcagtgcAAGGGGTCAGAGGAGGGCTGTTTGCAGGAGCAGGCCGTTGTCCCGGCAGCCCTGGTTCAGAGCCCGCAAGCCCTGTGCCGTGGggagccctgccaggctccCCAAAGGCTTGTGTTGGCCCCTCCATAGCGCTGCCCTTCGTTGGGGCCGGCAAGTTTGCAGCCTGGGCTCTGGCGTGACACAGTGCTTGGGCTGTGGCGTGATGTGCCCAAAGAAGTGCAgcgaagctggtgaaggatgTAGAGGAGAAGACTTccgaggagcggctgagggagctgggggtgtttagtgtggagaaaaggaggcctcggggagaccttatcgctctctgcaactacctgaaaggaggttgtagcgaggtgggtgtcagtctcctTTCCCtagtaacaagcgataggatgagaggaaggGGCCTCAGGTTGTGCCAGGGatggtttagattggatattagaacATCTTCTTCCCCAAAAGAGTTATCGAGCACTGGAACCgtctgcccagggaagtggtggagtcaccatcccgGGAGGTATTGAAAAGCCACGTAGACGTGGCTCTTGGGGAtctggtttagtggtggacttggcaaaTGCTGGGTCAGTGGTTGACTCGATACcgttaagggtcttttccaaactgagTGAGCGTGTGATTGTCTGTGGGGCCCCCCGGAAGGGCAGGTGAGTTTCTGGAGAGCCCGTGAGCGTGGCGAGAGGCCGAGGGGGAGTGGGAGCggcaggcaggggaggtggTGAGCCAGGGCCTTTGGGGGGTCTGTAGTTGGGGTGAGCGCCGAGGGGTGAGGCCATTTCTCGGCAGGGCGTGTGAGGGGCAGAAAGAGAGTTTGGAGATCGCCAGGGTGAGTTGGAGGCGAGCATGCAGCAGGCGGCTGCAGAGCCGAGGCCCTGGTGGCGGTGGATGCGTGCCGAAGGGTTGATGACTGGCAAGGCCTGCCCCAGTTGAGCGGAGGGGAGTGTTTTGCAGGCTGTTTGTCCGTCGAGCAGTGCTTGTtgctgaggaaggggaagggaggtaGGAAGGAGTGCTGTGTACGTAAGCCCACGGGGCGTGACGGGTTGCACCCAGGAATGCCGAGGGAGCTGGCCGATGTCCTTGGGAGGCCCCTCTCCATTACCTTGGACAGGTCGTAGCAGCTGGGCACGGTTCCTGATGTCTGGAAGGGAGCTCATAGCCCTCCTACCTTGAAGAAGATGAGGATGGAAGATCTGTGCGAGCAGAGGCTGGTGAGCGTGACGTTGTTCCCAGGGGAGGTGATGGAGAAGATCCTCCTGGAAAGCACTGTCAAGCCcaggaaggacaagaaggtgatggGGAGCGGTCGGCGTGGATTTACGAAGGGGAAATGGTGCTTGACTGACCTGCGTGTCTCCTACGTTGAAATAACGAGCTCTGTGGATGAGGAGAGAGCTGCGGCTGGtgtttatttcagctttcttgtaaagcctttgacactttCTCTCCTTGCATGGTCATCGGATGTGGGGTCAACAGGGTTCAACACCCTCAGCAATGTCCTGGGCAGTGGGACGGAGTGACCCATCGGTGACATGGCAGATGATGCAAAATCTGGAAGAGAGGCCGAGGCAGTGGAAGGCTGTGTCGCTTTACCAAGAGagctggagaggctggagaTTGGGGCAGAGAGGAATCTCGTGAAGTTGAACAGGAGGAgatgcaaagtcctgcatctggggaggAACAGCGCTGGGTCCCAGGACATGCCGGGGGCTGCCAGCTTTGCTGAGCATGACCTTGTCGTGCTGGCGGAGAACATGCTGACTACGAGGCAGCTTTGCACGCTTGTGTCAAAAGCGGCCAAGAGTCTCCAGGGCGGCGTTGGGCAGAGCGTTGCCAACAGGTCGTGGGAGGTGATCGTGCTCTCTCTTCGGTGCTGGTGAGGCCCCATgtggagtcctgtgtccagctGATGAGGGCTCTCCGGTGGAGGAAGGACATGGCCTTCGTGGGGCGAGTCGAGTGGCGACAGAGCCACCAAGACgctgaagggactggagcatctttggTCTGAGGAGAAGTGAAGAGAGGTGGGAGGCTTTTCAGCCAGGAGGGAAGACCACGCAGGGGACATATCATCAATGTGTCTAAATCCTGGATGGGGGAGGCAGTGAGGACAGGGGAGTCAGACTCTTCTCATCGGTGCCCACGGCCAGGGCGAATGGAGAAAGCTTGACAACGCGTGCCATTTCCTTGGAAGAGAAGGCAGCCCTTTTTCAgcgtgagggtggtgaaacagcAGAACCGGTTGCGCAGAGAGGTgttggagtctccatccttggagatactgaaAACCTGACTGGACGTGGTCGTGGACAGCCTGCtggagctgaccctgcttgagcaagtTGGTTTGAACTAGATGATGTGCAAAGGTTCCTTGCGCAGTAAACGGTTCTGTTTGGTGTGCTTCTGCTTGGTGTGTTGCCCAGAGGGTCGTGCTGGGGAAGAGGGTTGGTCTAGCGCGTGCCGCCATAGGGAGCTTGCGCCAGAGGCATGGGTGGAAGTGCGTTAGCGTGTCCAAGCCTTTGTCTGGGGAAGTGAAGGGCTTGTGTCAGGGGCTGGGAGCCCCGCTGTGGCAGTCTGTGTGGATGTTGCTGGGGACACGGTTCCTAAGAGAGCTCTTGTAGGCCCTTTGCAGCCAGCCCAGTGGCCTCTGGAGGTCTGGCTTTGTGCTGGGTGAGGTTGGAAGAGccatgggagaagaaaggaagaggaggcgtctcaggctgggatgcaggagaaCTTTATtgagagaccaaaaaaaagagcGAAAAGGCAGGAGCGGCAAATGGAAGGGAGCCGGTCTCAGGGCCGAGTAGGGCGACCGTGAGCCGAGGTCCCTTGTGTGAGACAGGTCAGTCAGAGCACCAAGATCTTCCTGGCGCGCAGTGGGAGCAGCACGCTGGAGTTCGCCAGTGACCTTTGGCTTGCGAGAAGTTGGTTGCAGCGGAGCCGCACCGCCGAAGGGGCGATGCAAAGAGGGaagtgggagaagaggaggaggtacGTGAGCCGTGTTTCCAGGCAGCCCAGGCTGGCCCGCTTCCCTGCTTGCTTTGAGCCTGGCAAGGAAGAGCCGTGGATGGCGGGTGCACGTGGCAGCAACATCCCGGAGGCGCGTCCTCAATCCATGCCGTGGCTTCAAGGGTGTGGGTGGCTGGTGTCAGGGGTGGTGGCGAGGGCCCTTAGCAGGGGTAGCAGCCTCTTGCGCCGCCGAAGCAGCCCAGGCCTCCGAAGCCGAAGCCGCCGGAGGAGACGGGCACTCCCTGGGAGCTGAGGACGTTGCCCACGGCAGCCGATGAGGAGGATCCGACGGCGGtgttctgggggaaggagctgaggatgggtcCTGGCAGGGTGACCACCACGGTAGAAGGCTGGATGACGACGCGGGAGTCCTCgcactgcctgacacagggctcgTTGCAGCTGTTAGCCAGCGGGGTGGGTCCGCAGGGGCGGCAGAGGTCGTAGCAGGCCATGTCTGTGGTGCGGAGGGGCCCTGGAAGAGAGGGTGTTGAGGAAACGGAGGGGCGTGGGGACGCGAGGGGCGGTGTTGCAGGAGGGCGAGGGAGTGGGGAGGCCCGGTGTGGGTCCGGGGGGAGCGTGGCggtcagggctgctgaggctgggggcAGAGCGTGGTGGAAGAGACGGGGCAGGAGAcggaggggaagggggttgAGGCTCACCTTGTTGACAGTGGAGGAGAAGGCGTTGAGAGAAGTGCGTGAGGGAGAGAGGTGCTGGGCTGCTTTTATGCTGGTCGCTGAGCGCCCGAGGGGGTGGGGCAGCCTTTGCGCATGCCAGCATTTTGCAGCAAGCATGCTGCCtttgcatgccacagcttcacGAGTAATGAGGTAAGGAGTGTTTTCCTTCCCGCAACGCTCCCTTTTCATGTCCTCCTCTTGAGGATGTGTCCGTCTGACCctggcggcagcagcggcggcggcagcttTTAAGTGAAAGTAGGTATTTGGGAGGATTTGCGTGGAAGGTGTGTGTCAGGGCATTGGGCAGACGCGGCCAAAGGGTAGGAGAGGTGGGGTGTCATCGGTGAGGTCATGCCGTGGCAGTcgtgtggtgtggtttttgggTGCGTTGTGAAGAGTGGGCCTCGTTTCCTCAGAGCCCTGGCAGGCTGGTCTGGTCTTTGGAGGTGTGCCAGGCGTGAGACGCTGCCCCTTCCATCGCGTTCGgtccctctctgccttgctcCCAGCTCGCTAAGGCTGTCTTTAGGCCTGGCCTTTCCCCTTGGGTGTGCTCTGTGGGAGTCTCGGTGCCCCTCTTGCTGGTGGGGTTgtagctgggagaagggaggctgCCTGTGTGGGCTCGTGGCCCCTTGGTGccgtccctggggctggggctggcagtgcAAGGGGTCAGAGGAGGGCTGTTTGCAGGAGCAGGCCGTTGTCCCGGCAGCCCTGGTTCAGAGCCCGCAAGCC belongs to Haliaeetus albicilla chromosome 3, bHalAlb1.1, whole genome shotgun sequence and includes:
- the LOC138684627 gene encoding feather keratin 1-like produces the protein MQRQHACCKMLACAKAAPPPRALSDQHKSSPAPLSLTHFSQRLLLHRQQGPLRTTDMACYDLCRPCGPTPLANSCNEPCVRQCEDSRVVIQPSTVVVTLPGPILSSFPQNTAVGSSSSAAVGNVLSSQGVPVSSGGFGFGGLGCFGGARGCYPC
- the LOC138684628 gene encoding feather keratin 1-like, with product MQRQHACCKMLACAKAAPPPRALSDQHKSSPAPLSLTHFSQRLLLHCQQGPLRTTDMACYDLCRPCGPTPLANSCNEPCVRQCEDSRVVIQPSTVVVTLPGPILSSFPQNTAVGSSSSAAVGNVLSSQGVPVSSGGFGFGGLGCFGGARGCYPC